In Mesorhizobium shangrilense, the genomic stretch TCATCCGGTACGCCGATGCGGCCGATCGGAACATGGCTCCCGACATGTCTTGCCTGTTCCTCTGTGCCAGTGGCGAACGCCGTCATGCGGCTCTGGAAAGGACCGGGAGCGAAGGCGTTGACGGTGATGCGGCGGGTGGCGAACTCGAGCGCCAGCGTGCGCGTCAGATGATGGACCGCCGCCTTCGAGGCCGTGTAGGAGTAGGCATCGTCAGCCAGCGGCTGCGTGCCCATCACCGAACCCAGATTGATCACCCGCGCCGGATCGATGTCGCTGGCGGCGGCATCGAGCAGCGGCAGCAATTCGCGGGTCAGATGGAAGACGGCGGTGACATTGACGCCGAACACTTTCGCCCATGCCGAATAAGGGAAGCTTTCCAAGGGCGCGCCCCAGGAGACGCCGGCATTGTTGACGAGAATATGCAGCTTGTCGGTTCGCGCCTTGACCTCGGCGACGAGCGCGGCGATGCCAGCTTCGCTGGAGACATCGCCGGCAAAGCCCTCGGCGCGGCCGGAAGCGCCAAGATCGTTCAATTCGTCGGCGACCTTGATGCAATCGTCGCCCTTGCGCGAGGCGATCATGACGGTGGCGCCAGCCTTGACCAATGCGGTGGCGGCCATGCGGCCGATCCCGGTCGCTGCTCCCGTCACCAATGCGGTCTTGCCGGCCACGGAAAACAGCTCGTCCAGGTAGCTCATGGCCATTCCTCCGCGCGTTTCTCCCACTGTAGGGCGGGAAGGGCTCGCGTTGACAAGGCTACCCGAAGTACCATCATCCTTGCCACGGATAAAATGCCGGGTTTGGCGTGAAAGGGTTAGCGACCGATGACGGAGATGAACCTCGGCATGACCGAGCGGCTGAAGCCGATCCATCAGCGCGTCGCGGCCATGGTGCGCGACGAGATCACGCCGCTCGACAAGGAATTCCTGGCCGAGGTGGGCAAGGCCGGCGACCGCTGGGCCTATACGGCGCGCCAGAGCGAAATTCTCGAAGGGCTGAAGAAGGCAGCCAGGGAACGCGGCCTGTGGAATTTCTGGCTCACCGGCTCGGACCGCGGTTATGGGCTGTCGACCGTCGAGTACGCCTATCTGGCCGAGGAGATGGGCAAGGCGCATCTCGGCGCCGAGACCTTCAACTGCTCGGCTCCCGACACCGGCAATATGGAGGTGCTGGAGCGGTACGGTTCGGCCGAGCACAAGAAGGCGTGGCTGGAGCCTTTGCTCGAGGGGCGGATTCGCTCGGCCTATCTGATGACCGAACCGGACGTCGCCTCGTCCGACGCCACCAACATTGCGATGCGCTGCGAACGCCAGGGCGAAAACTATGTGCTCAACGGCGAGAAATGGTGGGCGTCGGGCGCCGGCGACCCACGCTGCGCCATCTATATCGTCATGGTCCGCACCGGTGGCGATGAGGAGCCGCAGCACCGCCGCCATTCGATGATCCTGGTGCCTGCTGATACAAAAGGCGTGACCAAGCTCCGGGCCATGCAGGTCTATGGCGACGATGATGCGCCGCATGGCCATATGCACCTGCGCTTCGACAATGTTGTCGTGCCGGCATCGAACCTGATCCTTGGCGAGGGCAGGGGTTTCGAGATCGCGCAAGGGCGGCTCGGCCCGGGCCGCATCCATCACTGCATGCGCGCCATCGGCCAGGCGGAGATGGCGCTGGAGATGCTGTGCCAGCGCTCCGTGCGCCGCGAAGCCTTCGGCCAGCCCCTGGCCAGGCTTGGCGCCAATTTCGACATCATCGCCGAATGCCGCATGGAGATCGAGATGGCCAGGCTGCTCTGCCTCAAGGCGGCTTGGATGATCGACCAGGGCGATGCCCGTGCCGCCGCGCCCTGGATCAGCCAGATCAAGGTCATCGCGCCGCGCGTCGCGCTCAAGGTCACCGACGAAGCGGTGCAGATGTTCGGCGCGCAGGGCATCAGCCAGGACACGCCGCTCGCCCGCTCATGGACGCATCTGCGTACGCTGCGCCTCGCCGACGGACCGGATGCCGTGCACCGCCGTCAGGTGGCGCGTACGGAGCTGAAGAAATACACGCAGGAAAAGGTCTGAACGTCCGGCAATCCAGCTCTGTTATGATCTCCCCTGCCGGCAAAGAAGGAGTTCTCCGATGACCATACCCTCCGAAATGAAGGCGCTGCTGCTTGTCGGCGACGGCTACACCAAGACGCCGAGCGGCAGCGTGCTGGAGGCCATGGAGCCCTATCTCGAGCCGGGCAGCATCGCCGTGCCGACGCCCGGGCCGACACAGGTTCTGCTCAAGGTCAGTCTCGCCTCGATCAATCCGTCCGATGTCGCCTTCATCAAGGGCCAGTACGGCCAGCCGCGCGCCAAGGGCCAGCCGGCCGGCTTCGAGGGCGTCGGCACCGTCGTGGCCAGCGGCGATGATCCCTATGCCAAAGGCCTGGCAGGCAAGCGCGTGGCGTTCGCCACCGGCCTCTCCAACTGGGGCTCGTGGGCGCAGTACGCAGTCGCCGAGGCCGCCGCTTGCATCCCGCTACTGGACACGGTCCGTGACGAGGACGGTGCCGCGATGATCGTCAACCCGCTGACCGCGCTCGCCATGTTCGACATCGTCAAGCAGGAGGGTGAAAAGGCTTTCGTCATGACCGCCGGGGCCAGCCAGCTGTGCAAGCTGATCATCGGCCTGGCCAAGGAAGCGGGGTTCCGGCCGATCGTCACCGTGCGCCGCGACGACCAGATCCGACTGCTGAAAGAGCTTGGCGCCGCGCATGTCCTCAACGAGAAGGCTGATGACTTGAAGGCGGCGTTGCGCGAGGTGATGAAGGCCGAGCAGCCGCGCATCTTCCTCGACGCGGTGACCGGCCCGCTGGCCTCGGCCATCTTCGATGCCATGCCGAAGCGTTCGCGCTGGATCATCTACGGCCGGCTCGACACCAACGCCACGATTATCCGCGAGCCCGGCCAATTGATCTTCCAGCACAAGCACATCGAGGGCTTCTGGCTGAGCGAATGGATGCGTCAGTCTGGGGATCGGCGTGGCCCGGCGATCATGGAGGCGCAAAAGCGCTTTTCCGACGGGCGCTGGGCGACCGATGTGACGGCCGTCGTGCCGCTCGCCGAGGCTATGGCGCGCTTGCCCCTGGAACTCGCCAAGCCCAACGGCAAGGTGTTCATCCGGCCTTAGGAATGGATCGACGCAAGCGATCGATCAGACGGGAATGATTGAACACAATGGTGTGATCAGGCGCTCGAAGCGAATGAAATACCCGCATTCGTGCATCACGGAACCCTAAAATACGGTTTCCGCACCCACCAAGGCCTCTATGCCTCGCTGCTTCGTCCATGATATGCCCCGCACTGAATGCCAGGGCGGTTGTTGGGACGGCCCTGAGCAGGTTCTGGGGTGTTGTCATGACAATTTCCAAGCCGGTCTTCGACCGTTTGGGACTAATGTTGTGGATCGTGGCGTTTCTGGTCACGGCCGCACTGGCGCAAATGTCGCTCGATGATCGTTCGGTCGTGTTCGTCTACAGGAATGGCTCCGAAGCCTTCATGGCCCAGCAGCCGCTCTATCATGTCCATCTCGCGATGGGCTACCTTTATGCGCCTGCCTTCGCCGCGCTCTATTCGCCGCTTCTGATGCTTGGGCACCATTTCGGCGACCTGGTTTGGCGCATGATCTGCTTTGGCGTAATAACGTTTGCCGTCGTTCGGCAGGTCCGAAAACTTGGCGGCCATGACCTCACCTGGCTGCTTTCCTTCGGCCTTGTCATTTCAATGCCCATGGCGCTCGGTGCGCTCCGCAATGGCCAGGCCACGATACTGCTGACCGGCGCCTGCTGGCTGCTCACCTTGTCGGCGCTCGAGGGCCGGCGCGCGGAGACTTTTCTATGGACGTCGCTTGCAATCATTGCCAAGCCGACGGCCATCGTCATGGTGTTGCTGGTGGCGGCACTGCGTCCCCGGCTGATACCGGTGATCGTGCTGGCGCTGCTGGTGGTGCTCATCATACCCTATGCCTTTGCGCCCGTTGGCTATGTCAACGACCAGTATCATGACTTCTTCCAGATGCTGACGGCGATGGCTGTCGACAGGACTGGCCCGTTTGAACCCGCCGACTTCACATCTGTCTTCGCGTCGTTCGGGTATCCCCTCCCGGAACGTGAGGCCACGATCGTGCGCGTCATCGCCGCGCTGATGGCACTCTCCGCCGTTCTCTGGTACGACCGAAGGGTAGAGCGGGGAACGGCCGAGCTCGCCATATTCGTGGTGGGCGCCTTTTACATGTGTGTGTTCAATCCCCGCGTCGAGCCCAACACCTACGCCATGATCGCCATTCCCACCGGCGTTGCCATCGCCTTGCTGTGGCGGGAAGAGCAAGGGGGGGCCTTGCGTGTGGCGCTGGCGGTACTGCTCGTCCTCAGCGGGATGACCGGCATATTCCGTCCCGTCCATGAGTTCTTATCCCCGTGGTTGCGGCCGATCGTCGTGTCGCTCATCTCCTGCGCGTTGATCTGGTGGTTCTGGGCCAGCGCGCGCGACAAGGCCCAGGATGCCGGACCTGTCGCGCATGGCTGAGTTGAGGCCTACTCTCGATGTCATCGCGCCGTTCCTCAACGAGGCACAGTCGGCGGCCGCCTTCGTGGCCCTGCTCGACCAGCTGGAGGCCGCGGTGTCACAGCGGTTCGGCATGGCCATGCACAAGATCCTGGTCGATGACGGCAGCCAGGATGACGGTGTCGAACGGTTCTCGCGGGCGCTTTCCGGATCCTGGGAGATCGTGCGCCTCAGCCGCAATTTCGGCAAGGAGGTCGCCGTGCTTGCCGGCCTCGACCGTTCGCGTGGCGACATGGTGCTGATCATGGATGCTGATCTCCAGCATTCGATGGAAATCAGCCTCACGATGATTTCCGAACTGGTCAAGGATCCGGAACTCGATGTGGTCTATGCGCAGAACGACAGGCGCGAGGCCAGCTGGCGGCGTAGCCAGTTGGCACGGCTCTTCTACAGCCTGATCAACAGCAGCCAACGCTTCGACATTCCTGAGAACGCCGGGGACTTTCGCGTCATGCGCGGCGCCGTCGCGCGCGCGGTCGCCAGCCTGCGCGACAAGAGGCGCTTCAACAAGGGCCTCTTTGCCTGGGCCGGCTTTCGCCAGAAAGCGGTACCCTATTCACCGGAAGATCGTGCCAGCGGCACGTCGAAATGGAGCCGGCTCAACCTGCTCGCCTTTTCGCTGGAGGGCTTCACGTCCTTTTCCGTCATTCCGCTGCGCCTCATCAGCCTCTGCGGGCTTATCGCCGCGTTTGCCGGCGCGCTGTATGGCGCCAAGGTGTTCTTCGAGGTCATTTTCTACGGCATCGCCGTGCCCGGCTATCCCAGCCTTCTGGTGGCGGTGGTCTTTCTCGG encodes the following:
- a CDS encoding SDR family oxidoreductase, with protein sequence MSYLDELFSVAGKTALVTGAATGIGRMAATALVKAGATVMIASRKGDDCIKVADELNDLGASGRAEGFAGDVSSEAGIAALVAEVKARTDKLHILVNNAGVSWGAPLESFPYSAWAKVFGVNVTAVFHLTRELLPLLDAAASDIDPARVINLGSVMGTQPLADDAYSYTASKAAVHHLTRTLALEFATRRITVNAFAPGPFQSRMTAFATGTEEQARHVGSHVPIGRIGVPDDIAGATLYLCSRAGSYVTGAILPIDGGQSVQHGLTLFKE
- a CDS encoding acyl-CoA dehydrogenase family protein; translation: MTEMNLGMTERLKPIHQRVAAMVRDEITPLDKEFLAEVGKAGDRWAYTARQSEILEGLKKAARERGLWNFWLTGSDRGYGLSTVEYAYLAEEMGKAHLGAETFNCSAPDTGNMEVLERYGSAEHKKAWLEPLLEGRIRSAYLMTEPDVASSDATNIAMRCERQGENYVLNGEKWWASGAGDPRCAIYIVMVRTGGDEEPQHRRHSMILVPADTKGVTKLRAMQVYGDDDAPHGHMHLRFDNVVVPASNLILGEGRGFEIAQGRLGPGRIHHCMRAIGQAEMALEMLCQRSVRREAFGQPLARLGANFDIIAECRMEIEMARLLCLKAAWMIDQGDARAAAPWISQIKVIAPRVALKVTDEAVQMFGAQGISQDTPLARSWTHLRTLRLADGPDAVHRRQVARTELKKYTQEKV
- a CDS encoding zinc-binding dehydrogenase produces the protein MTIPSEMKALLLVGDGYTKTPSGSVLEAMEPYLEPGSIAVPTPGPTQVLLKVSLASINPSDVAFIKGQYGQPRAKGQPAGFEGVGTVVASGDDPYAKGLAGKRVAFATGLSNWGSWAQYAVAEAAACIPLLDTVRDEDGAAMIVNPLTALAMFDIVKQEGEKAFVMTAGASQLCKLIIGLAKEAGFRPIVTVRRDDQIRLLKELGAAHVLNEKADDLKAALREVMKAEQPRIFLDAVTGPLASAIFDAMPKRSRWIIYGRLDTNATIIREPGQLIFQHKHIEGFWLSEWMRQSGDRRGPAIMEAQKRFSDGRWATDVTAVVPLAEAMARLPLELAKPNGKVFIRP
- a CDS encoding glycosyltransferase 87 family protein; this encodes MTISKPVFDRLGLMLWIVAFLVTAALAQMSLDDRSVVFVYRNGSEAFMAQQPLYHVHLAMGYLYAPAFAALYSPLLMLGHHFGDLVWRMICFGVITFAVVRQVRKLGGHDLTWLLSFGLVISMPMALGALRNGQATILLTGACWLLTLSALEGRRAETFLWTSLAIIAKPTAIVMVLLVAALRPRLIPVIVLALLVVLIIPYAFAPVGYVNDQYHDFFQMLTAMAVDRTGPFEPADFTSVFASFGYPLPEREATIVRVIAALMALSAVLWYDRRVERGTAELAIFVVGAFYMCVFNPRVEPNTYAMIAIPTGVAIALLWREEQGGALRVALAVLLVLSGMTGIFRPVHEFLSPWLRPIVVSLISCALIWWFWASARDKAQDAGPVAHG
- a CDS encoding glycosyltransferase family 2 protein, with translation MAELRPTLDVIAPFLNEAQSAAAFVALLDQLEAAVSQRFGMAMHKILVDDGSQDDGVERFSRALSGSWEIVRLSRNFGKEVAVLAGLDRSRGDMVLIMDADLQHSMEISLTMISELVKDPELDVVYAQNDRREASWRRSQLARLFYSLINSSQRFDIPENAGDFRVMRGAVARAVASLRDKRRFNKGLFAWAGFRQKAVPYSPEDRASGTSKWSRLNLLAFSLEGFTSFSVIPLRLISLCGLIAAFAGALYGAKVFFEVIFYGIAVPGYPSLLVAVVFLGGFNLALLGLIGEYVWVTLSESKDRPIYIVRDVVSGEFGRGKPGTAER